Proteins encoded by one window of Pseudomonas tructae:
- the tnpB gene encoding IS66 family insertion sequence element accessory protein TnpB: MMRPDAKFEKVYLYPKPVDFRKSIDGLAALVERDIKVAVFDPVLFVFLIKPH; the protein is encoded by the coding sequence ATGATGCGACCCGACGCCAAATTCGAAAAAGTGTACCTCTATCCCAAGCCTGTCGACTTTCGAAAATCCATCGATGGCCTGGCCGCACTGGTCGAACGCGATATCAAGGTCGCGGTGTTCGACCCGGTGCTTTTCGTCTTCCTCATCAAGCCGCACTAA
- a CDS encoding nucleotide sugar dehydrogenase translates to MRISIFGLGYVGAVCAGCLSARGHEVIGVDVSTTKIDLINQGKSPIVEPGLEALLQQGIDNGRLRGTTDFAAAIRDSDLSMICVGTPSKKNGDLGLEYIESVCREIGFVLREKSSRHTVVVRSTVLPGTVKNVVIPILEDCSGKKAGVDFGVAVNPEFLRESTAIKDYDQPPMTVIGELDKTSGDLLQSLYEELDAPIIRKDIEVAEMIKYTCNVWHATKVTFANEIGNIAKAVGVDGREVMDVVCQDKALNLSQYYMRPGFAFGGSCLPKDVRALTYRAGSLDVKAPLLNSLMASNESQVQNAFDIIESHDKRKIALLGLSFKAGTDDLRESPLVELAERLIGKGYELNIYDSNVEYARVNGANKDYIESKIPHVSSLLNADFEQVINHAEVIVLGNRDEKFRALAQQAPEGKQVIDLVGFMSKATSPASRTEGICW, encoded by the coding sequence ATGCGTATCAGCATCTTTGGTTTGGGTTATGTGGGTGCAGTCTGTGCGGGCTGCCTGTCGGCACGTGGCCATGAAGTGATTGGCGTCGATGTCTCCACCACCAAGATCGACCTGATCAACCAAGGCAAATCGCCAATTGTCGAACCGGGCCTCGAAGCCTTGCTGCAACAGGGTATCGACAATGGCCGCCTGCGTGGCACCACCGATTTTGCCGCGGCGATCCGCGACAGCGACCTGTCGATGATCTGCGTCGGCACGCCGAGCAAGAAGAACGGCGACCTGGGCCTTGAGTACATCGAGTCGGTGTGCCGCGAAATCGGCTTCGTGCTACGGGAAAAATCCAGCCGCCACACCGTCGTGGTGCGCAGCACCGTATTGCCGGGCACGGTGAAGAACGTGGTGATCCCGATCCTCGAAGACTGCTCGGGGAAAAAGGCCGGCGTCGACTTCGGCGTGGCAGTCAACCCGGAGTTCCTGCGCGAAAGCACCGCGATCAAGGACTACGACCAACCGCCCATGACCGTCATCGGCGAGCTGGACAAGACCAGTGGCGACCTTCTGCAATCGCTGTACGAAGAACTCGACGCGCCGATCATCCGCAAGGACATCGAAGTGGCCGAGATGATCAAGTACACCTGCAACGTCTGGCATGCCACCAAGGTCACCTTCGCCAACGAGATCGGCAACATCGCCAAGGCGGTCGGTGTCGATGGCCGCGAGGTGATGGACGTGGTCTGCCAGGACAAGGCCCTGAACCTGTCGCAGTACTACATGCGCCCAGGGTTTGCCTTCGGCGGCTCGTGCCTGCCCAAGGATGTCCGCGCCCTGACGTATCGCGCCGGCAGCCTGGACGTGAAAGCGCCGCTGCTCAACTCCTTGATGGCCAGTAACGAATCGCAGGTGCAGAACGCCTTCGACATCATCGAAAGCCACGACAAGCGCAAGATCGCTCTGCTCGGCCTGAGCTTCAAGGCCGGCACCGACGACCTGCGCGAAAGCCCGCTGGTGGAGCTGGCCGAACGCCTGATCGGCAAAGGCTACGAGCTGAACATCTACGACAGCAACGTCGAGTATGCGCGGGTCAACGGCGCCAACAAGGACTACATCGAGTCGAAGATCCCTCACGTGTCGTCACTGCTCAATGCCGACTTCGAGCAGGTCATCAACCACGCCGAGGTGATCGTGCTGGGCAACCGCGACGAGAAGTTCCGCGCCCTGGCCCAGCAAGCCCCTGAAGGCAAGCAGGTTATCGACCTGGTCGGTTTCATGAGCAAGGCCACTTCCCCGGCCAGCCGCACCGAAGGTATCTGCTGGTAA
- a CDS encoding alginate biosynthesis protein Alg44, producing MNTAVNVNVVHESEAQRQHARVRIPAKLRYLGENRETLEVKVDDLSAGGLSFHAKQPLKVGEVLRGRLQFTVDKLGLAMDIEIQVRSFEPASGRTGVQFQNLEPRDIATLRHIITSHLSGELITIGDVLSTLQRDNFTKARKHKDANGGMSAFGRLRAVTFSLGVFVVGVAAFGFIAKSVYGLYFVSHAQAGVVSVPTSNVSMPRDGTVQGLVESGGQVAKGAPLASFSTSMLDMLKGHLDDQQLEPAKVEELFGKQMSGTLTSPCDCVVARQLVDDGQYASKGQVIFQLVPRTTIPTVEARFSYRQFDDVKPGSRVHFTVAGEEQARTGQIVSSTSLNSEDLSSDIRVQIKPDESLPSELAGRPVAVDSNRGPSLDWLIDKAVARGL from the coding sequence ATGAATACCGCCGTGAACGTCAATGTCGTGCATGAATCCGAAGCCCAGCGCCAGCACGCCCGGGTGCGCATCCCGGCCAAGCTGCGCTACCTGGGGGAGAACCGCGAGACTCTGGAAGTGAAGGTCGACGACCTCTCTGCCGGCGGTCTGAGCTTCCACGCCAAGCAGCCGCTGAAAGTCGGCGAAGTGCTGCGCGGGCGCCTGCAGTTCACCGTCGACAAGCTCGGCCTGGCCATGGACATCGAGATCCAGGTGCGCTCTTTCGAACCCGCAAGCGGCCGCACCGGCGTGCAGTTCCAGAACCTTGAACCACGTGATATCGCCACCCTGCGCCACATCATCACCTCGCACTTGTCCGGCGAGCTGATCACCATCGGCGACGTGCTCAGCACCCTGCAGCGCGACAACTTCACCAAGGCGCGCAAGCACAAAGATGCCAACGGCGGCATGAGCGCATTCGGTCGACTGCGCGCCGTGACCTTCAGCCTCGGCGTGTTCGTGGTCGGCGTGGCCGCGTTCGGTTTTATCGCCAAGTCGGTGTACGGCCTGTACTTCGTCAGCCATGCCCAGGCCGGGGTGGTCAGCGTGCCGACCAGCAACGTCAGCATGCCGCGTGACGGCACCGTGCAAGGCTTGGTGGAAAGCGGCGGCCAGGTAGCCAAGGGCGCGCCATTGGCCTCGTTCAGCACCAGCATGCTGGACATGCTCAAGGGCCATCTGGATGACCAGCAATTGGAGCCAGCCAAGGTCGAGGAGCTGTTCGGCAAGCAGATGAGCGGCACCCTGACCAGCCCCTGCGATTGCGTGGTCGCCCGCCAACTGGTGGATGACGGCCAGTACGCGAGCAAGGGCCAGGTGATCTTCCAGCTGGTACCGCGCACCACCATCCCTACCGTCGAGGCGCGCTTCAGCTATCGCCAGTTCGATGATGTCAAACCCGGCTCACGCGTGCACTTCACCGTCGCCGGCGAAGAGCAGGCCCGCACCGGGCAGATCGTCAGCAGCACCAGCCTGAACAGCGAAGACCTGTCCTCGGACATCCGCGTACAGATCAAGCCGGACGAGTCGCTGCCCAGCGAACTGGCCGGCCGCCCGGTGGCGGTGGACAGCAATCGTGGCCCGTCGCTGGACTGGCTGATCGACAAAGCCGTGGCCCGTGGGCTCTAA
- a CDS encoding polysaccharide deacetylase family protein yields MRIALLLLAGLFSLTAQAAPAPAATLDRSHWPEQLDSPALFDVASRAEILGFARVLGESEALDQGALAARLNLRQVNLLSVNSLRQRLWQRLWRNYDLAQKSCEQDASFCYAIDDLADFRKQTATFEVTADSFYAGWAEPGRTFHERYLDELLRKAALFPQTSSEIERFSDLERNGDELNDRLFMLTFDGGPSLVGGSTDSLTEFLRRQRLGATFFVLGNSLQNRRDKTSLADLRELYKGQCVGLQGWQYRSHGQWQGWQDSVVRSQARVQGDLPQQYVGLFRPPYGQRRADSQAFFASQHLQVVLWDIDAQDQGALSSEQSAQRVLTLMLLWRKGLIQLHDSQPKAQAVVTWLLNNTAQSGIGWANCRMLDTQ; encoded by the coding sequence GTGCGTATTGCCCTTCTCTTACTGGCTGGTTTGTTCAGCCTCACTGCCCAGGCCGCGCCAGCGCCGGCCGCCACTTTGGATCGCAGCCACTGGCCGGAACAGCTCGACAGCCCGGCGCTGTTCGATGTCGCTTCGCGCGCCGAGATCCTTGGCTTTGCCCGGGTCCTGGGTGAAAGCGAAGCGCTCGACCAGGGCGCCCTGGCGGCGCGGCTGAACCTGCGCCAGGTCAATCTGCTGTCGGTCAATTCGCTGCGCCAGCGCCTGTGGCAGCGCTTGTGGCGCAACTATGACCTGGCCCAGAAGAGCTGCGAACAGGATGCGTCGTTCTGTTACGCCATTGACGACCTGGCTGATTTTCGCAAGCAGACGGCAACCTTCGAGGTCACCGCCGATTCGTTTTACGCCGGCTGGGCCGAGCCAGGCCGGACCTTCCATGAGCGTTACCTGGATGAATTGCTGCGCAAGGCCGCGCTGTTCCCGCAGACCTCCAGCGAGATCGAGCGCTTTTCCGACCTGGAACGCAATGGCGACGAGCTCAATGACCGGCTGTTCATGCTGACCTTCGACGGCGGCCCGTCATTGGTGGGCGGCAGTACTGATAGCCTGACCGAGTTCCTGCGTCGGCAAAGACTCGGCGCGACCTTCTTTGTACTTGGTAACAGTTTGCAGAATCGGCGCGACAAGACTTCGCTGGCGGACCTGCGCGAGCTCTACAAAGGCCAGTGCGTGGGCCTGCAGGGTTGGCAGTATCGCTCTCACGGGCAATGGCAAGGCTGGCAGGACTCGGTCGTGCGTAGCCAGGCACGGGTGCAAGGCGACTTGCCGCAGCAGTATGTAGGGTTGTTCAGGCCGCCTTATGGGCAGCGGCGTGCCGACAGTCAGGCGTTCTTTGCCAGCCAGCACCTGCAGGTGGTGTTGTGGGATATCGATGCCCAGGATCAGGGGGCGCTCAGCAGCGAACAGTCGGCGCAGCGGGTGCTGACTCTGATGCTGTTGTGGCGCAAGGGGCTGATCCAGCTGCACGACAGCCAGCCGAAGGCGCAGGCGGTGGTGACCTGGTTGCTGAACAATACGGCGCAGAGTGGGATTGGTTGGGCTAATTGTAGGATGTTAGATACCCAGTGA
- the yaaA gene encoding peroxide stress protein YaaA — protein sequence MLTVISPAKTLDYDTPPVTQRYTQPQYLDDSQELIVQLRELSPAQISELMHLSDKLAGLNAARFGSWTPAFTPDNAKQALLAFKGDVYTGLDAQTLGEDDFSYAQEHLRMLSGLYGLLRPLDLMQPYRLEMGTKLANARGKDLYAFWGTRISEWLNQALADQGDDLLLNLASNEYFSAVKRSALKARVINTEFRDFKNGQYKIISFYAKKARGMMSRFVIQERINDPEQLKQFDVQGYYYSAELSKADNLVFLRDHPDV from the coding sequence ATGCTGACGGTGATTTCCCCCGCCAAAACCCTCGACTACGACACCCCGCCGGTGACCCAGCGCTACACCCAGCCCCAGTACCTGGACGACTCCCAGGAACTGATCGTGCAACTGCGTGAGCTATCACCGGCGCAAATCAGCGAGCTGATGCACCTGTCCGACAAGCTGGCCGGGCTCAATGCCGCGCGTTTCGGCAGCTGGACCCCGGCCTTCACCCCGGACAACGCCAAGCAGGCGCTGCTGGCGTTCAAGGGTGATGTGTACACTGGGCTCGACGCACAAACCCTGGGCGAAGACGACTTCAGCTATGCCCAGGAGCACCTGCGCATGCTCTCGGGCCTGTACGGCCTGTTGCGCCCGTTGGACCTGATGCAACCGTACCGCCTGGAGATGGGCACCAAGCTGGCCAATGCCCGTGGAAAGGACCTGTACGCGTTCTGGGGCACGCGCATCAGCGAGTGGCTGAACCAGGCGCTGGCCGACCAGGGCGACGACCTGCTGCTGAATCTGGCCAGCAACGAGTACTTCAGCGCGGTCAAGCGCAGCGCCCTCAAAGCCCGAGTGATCAATACCGAATTTCGCGACTTCAAGAACGGCCAGTACAAGATCATCAGCTTCTACGCCAAGAAGGCCCGGGGCATGATGAGCCGCTTCGTGATCCAGGAACGCATCAACGATCCCGAGCAGCTCAAGCAGTTCGATGTGCAGGGCTACTACTACAGCGCCGAGCTGTCGAAGGCGGATAACCTGGTGTTCCTGCGCGATCATCCGGACGTGTAA
- the alg8 gene encoding mannuronan synthase gives MQNMQRLKHGLLQVAGWLFYVSLLMLIALALPNSIFDPDSKDFIFLVGAVGIWRYSMGATHFVRGMLFLYLVYPYLRRKVRKLGSAADPSHVYLMVTSFRIDALTTAQVYSSVIREAIDCGYPTTVVCSLVEMSDELLVKSLWEKYNPPARVTLDFVRIAGTGKRDGLAYGFRAISRHLPDENAVVAVIDGDTVLGEGVVRKTVPWFKLFGNVGGLTTNEFCEVRGGYIMSEWHKLRFAQRHINMCSMALSKRVLTMTGRMSVFRAAVVTNPEFIKDVENDSLQHWRLGRFKFLTGDDKSSWFSLMRLGYDTFYVPDAAINTVEHPPEKSFIKASRKLMYRWYGNNLRQNSRALGLGIRRLGLFTSVVLFDQRVSMWTSLLGLTVAVIASIKFGPAFLLVYLLWIGITRLILTLMLLCSGHTIGPAYPLILYYNQIVGAIMKIYVFFRLDRQSWTRQPTALKRDLASFQQWFNTWSSRTMTFSAASIFVAVLFMVV, from the coding sequence ATGCAGAACATGCAAAGGCTCAAGCACGGCCTGTTACAGGTCGCCGGTTGGCTGTTCTACGTGAGCCTGCTCATGTTGATCGCCCTGGCCTTGCCCAACTCCATTTTCGACCCCGACTCGAAGGACTTCATTTTCCTGGTCGGCGCCGTCGGTATCTGGCGCTATTCCATGGGTGCCACGCACTTTGTGCGCGGCATGCTGTTCCTCTACCTGGTCTACCCCTACCTGCGGCGCAAGGTGCGCAAGCTCGGTAGCGCGGCCGACCCCTCCCACGTGTACCTGATGGTCACCAGTTTTCGCATCGATGCCCTGACCACCGCCCAGGTCTACAGCTCGGTGATCCGCGAGGCGATCGACTGCGGCTACCCGACCACTGTGGTCTGTTCGCTGGTGGAAATGTCCGACGAACTGCTAGTGAAAAGCCTGTGGGAAAAGTACAACCCGCCGGCGCGTGTGACCCTCGACTTCGTACGCATCGCCGGGACCGGCAAGCGCGACGGCCTGGCCTATGGCTTTCGGGCTATCTCCCGCCACCTGCCGGATGAAAACGCCGTGGTCGCGGTGATCGATGGCGACACCGTGCTCGGCGAAGGCGTGGTCCGCAAGACCGTGCCCTGGTTCAAGCTGTTCGGCAATGTCGGCGGCCTGACCACCAACGAATTCTGTGAAGTGCGTGGCGGCTACATCATGAGCGAGTGGCACAAGCTGCGCTTCGCCCAGCGCCACATCAACATGTGCTCGATGGCCCTGTCCAAGCGCGTGCTGACCATGACCGGGCGCATGTCGGTGTTCCGCGCCGCCGTGGTGACCAACCCCGAGTTCATCAAAGACGTCGAGAACGACTCGCTGCAGCACTGGCGCCTGGGCCGCTTCAAGTTCCTCACCGGCGACGACAAGTCGAGCTGGTTCAGCCTGATGCGCCTGGGTTACGACACCTTCTACGTGCCGGATGCGGCGATCAACACGGTCGAGCATCCACCGGAAAAAAGCTTCATCAAGGCCAGCCGCAAACTGATGTACCGCTGGTACGGCAACAACCTGCGGCAGAACTCACGGGCCCTGGGCCTGGGCATCCGCCGCCTCGGCCTGTTCACCAGCGTGGTGCTGTTCGACCAGCGCGTGTCGATGTGGACCAGCCTGCTTGGGCTGACGGTCGCAGTCATCGCCAGTATCAAGTTCGGCCCGGCGTTCCTCCTGGTGTACCTGCTGTGGATCGGTATCACCCGGTTGATCCTGACCCTGATGCTGCTGTGCTCGGGCCACACCATCGGCCCGGCCTACCCGCTGATTCTTTATTACAACCAGATCGTCGGCGCGATCATGAAGATCTACGTGTTCTTCCGCCTCGACCGGCAGTCCTGGACCCGCCAGCCCACTGCCCTCAAACGCGACCTCGCCAGCTTTCAACAATGGTTCAACACCTGGTCTTCCCGGACCATGACCTTCTCGGCGGCCAGCATCTTCGTTGCTGTGCTGTTCATGGTCGTGTGA
- a CDS encoding NUDIX hydrolase encodes MAFNDTFRLSSHAVIFNQSNEVLMLKATYGDCSWGLPGGALEPGETIHEALKRECLEEIGIEIFSPLLTGVYFHKHYNSHAFIFHCTVVDTKKIKLSEEHSEWRYFSIDHLSTVQSIRINDCLKYINSVVSRKF; translated from the coding sequence ATGGCTTTCAACGACACATTCCGGCTGAGCTCCCACGCAGTAATTTTCAATCAGTCCAATGAGGTACTGATGCTCAAAGCGACTTACGGAGATTGCTCTTGGGGTCTTCCGGGAGGTGCGCTGGAGCCTGGAGAAACCATACACGAAGCCTTAAAGAGAGAATGCCTCGAAGAAATTGGTATCGAAATCTTCTCCCCGTTACTAACCGGTGTTTACTTTCATAAACACTACAACTCACACGCCTTTATATTTCACTGCACCGTTGTAGACACGAAAAAAATTAAACTAAGTGAAGAACATTCTGAATGGCGCTATTTCTCAATCGACCATCTGAGCACTGTACAATCCATCCGAATAAACGACTGCTTAAAATATATCAATAGCGTTGTAAGTCGAAAATTTTGA
- the tnpB gene encoding IS66 family insertion sequence element accessory protein TnpB gives MKILYWERNGFGLWLKRLDSERFKTSPDPTDVAIVLTVQELNWLLDGFDLWRNRPHQVLTPRYVA, from the coding sequence GTGAAGATCCTGTATTGGGAGCGCAACGGTTTCGGCCTGTGGCTCAAGCGCCTGGACTCCGAACGGTTCAAAACCTCACCCGATCCGACTGACGTCGCCATTGTCCTGACCGTTCAGGAACTGAACTGGCTGCTCGATGGCTTCGACCTCTGGCGCAACCGTCCGCATCAGGTTTTGACGCCTCGATACGTCGCCTGA